One window from the genome of Fulvivirga lutea encodes:
- the folB gene encoding dihydroneopterin aldolase: MGKITLEGLAFYSYHGYHAVERENGNHFELNITVDTDFSDAAENDDLAKTVDYEKLYAIAKTEMANTSKLLEHVVNNIGKRILKEEGVNEVEVSLSKFNPPINGECKRATVSMKFRH; encoded by the coding sequence ATGGGTAAGATTACGTTAGAAGGCCTGGCCTTCTATTCCTATCATGGTTACCATGCGGTTGAAAGAGAAAACGGCAACCACTTTGAACTCAACATTACTGTAGATACAGATTTTAGTGATGCGGCCGAAAATGATGATCTGGCTAAGACTGTAGATTATGAAAAGTTGTATGCTATTGCCAAAACGGAAATGGCCAACACTTCCAAACTTTTGGAACATGTGGTGAACAACATTGGCAAACGAATATTAAAAGAAGAAGGTGTGAATGAGGTGGAGGTTAGTCTTTCTAAGTTTAATCCACCTATCAATGGTGAGTGTAAACGAGCCACAGTGTCGATGAAGTTCAGACACTAG
- a CDS encoding DivIVA domain-containing protein — MKITPLEIRQKTFEKAFRGLDKDEVMAFLATLSTEWEKMQDENKELKIKLESSEKEVEKLREVENSLFKTLKTAEDTGASMIDQATKAAQLHMKETEMKAEALMNEAKSKAKDMIEEAEMKSKTAVDDMEDRLRSMAQIYRNLENVKEDLLSDIKTFASEAIEKANRVKAQLKQIDIDEELMKVKRDSKPASKKLTLDFDTKLENTEPPAPKELKVEKPQPENKEKKEESKPVEAPSSDSSDNSFFDDFE; from the coding sequence ATGAAAATTACGCCATTAGAAATACGCCAAAAGACGTTTGAGAAGGCTTTCAGAGGCCTTGATAAAGATGAAGTTATGGCGTTTTTAGCAACACTCTCAACTGAATGGGAGAAAATGCAGGACGAAAACAAAGAGCTCAAAATCAAGCTTGAGTCATCGGAGAAGGAAGTTGAGAAATTGAGAGAGGTAGAGAACTCGCTCTTTAAAACATTGAAAACTGCTGAGGATACTGGTGCAAGCATGATTGATCAGGCTACTAAAGCTGCGCAACTACATATGAAGGAAACAGAGATGAAGGCCGAGGCGTTAATGAACGAGGCCAAGTCGAAAGCCAAAGATATGATAGAAGAAGCTGAGATGAAGTCAAAAACGGCTGTCGATGATATGGAAGATAGGCTCAGATCAATGGCTCAGATTTATAGAAACCTTGAAAATGTTAAAGAAGATCTTTTATCGGACATTAAGACTTTTGCCAGTGAGGCTATTGAAAAAGCGAATCGCGTAAAAGCTCAACTTAAACAAATCGATATTGACGAAGAGCTCATGAAAGTGAAGCGGGATAGTAAACCTGCCAGTAAGAAGCTTACCCTTGATTTTGACACCAAATTAGAAAACACGGAACCTCCTGCACCTAAGGAACTGAAAGTGGAGAAACCGCAACCAGAAAATAAGGAGAAGAAAGAAGAATCAAAACCTGTGGAGGCTCCATCTTCTGATAGCTCTGATAACTCTTTTTTTGACGATTTCGAATAA
- a CDS encoding WD40 repeat domain-containing protein: MSKVVVNKIDSYKGHNDAVYTLEGFSSDNIFFSAAGDGMVVQWDLSEPDKGKLVAKLPNSIYGLHYLRNANVLAIGHNYEGVHFIDLDGKEERASLKFLESAIFDIQSYKNKMYVGGGDGILYILSLTPLKLIDKISVAEKSVRTISINKERQEIAVGTSDNTIKIFDLENHEEKYSIDAAHDNSVFTLKYSPDNKLLLSAGRDAHLKIWDVEAGYMLLEDIVAHMYAINNIAFSPDGKHFVTCSMDKSIKVWDAERFKLLKVIDKARHAGHGTSVNKLLWTNHNDLLVSASDDRTISIWNLEL; this comes from the coding sequence ATGAGTAAGGTTGTGGTCAATAAAATAGATTCATATAAGGGCCATAACGATGCTGTTTATACACTAGAAGGCTTTTCTTCGGATAACATTTTCTTTTCTGCAGCAGGCGATGGCATGGTGGTACAATGGGACCTTTCAGAGCCCGATAAAGGTAAACTAGTTGCTAAATTGCCTAATTCGATCTACGGACTACATTACCTTCGAAATGCCAATGTACTGGCAATCGGGCATAATTACGAGGGCGTTCACTTCATTGATTTGGATGGAAAAGAGGAGCGAGCCTCACTTAAATTCTTAGAATCGGCCATTTTTGATATTCAGTCGTACAAAAATAAAATGTACGTAGGCGGTGGTGATGGGATACTTTATATTCTTTCATTAACACCTTTGAAATTAATCGATAAAATTAGTGTAGCTGAAAAGAGTGTAAGAACCATTTCAATCAATAAAGAAAGGCAAGAAATAGCAGTAGGAACTAGTGATAATACCATTAAGATTTTCGATTTAGAGAATCATGAAGAAAAGTATAGCATTGATGCTGCGCATGATAATAGTGTTTTTACACTGAAGTATAGTCCGGATAATAAGCTGTTGTTGAGTGCTGGCCGAGATGCACATTTAAAAATTTGGGATGTTGAAGCCGGGTACATGTTATTAGAAGATATAGTTGCCCACATGTATGCCATTAATAATATAGCTTTTAGCCCGGATGGCAAACATTTTGTAACTTGTAGCATGGATAAATCGATAAAAGTATGGGATGCTGAACGATTTAAACTACTGAAGGTTATTGATAAAGCAAGGCATGCGGGGCATGGAACATCGGTAAACAAACTGTTATGGACAAATCATAATGATTTGTTAGTAAGTGCCAGTGACGATCGAACAATATCGATTTGGAATTTAGAGTTATAG
- a CDS encoding 4'-phosphopantetheinyl transferase family protein, whose translation MPLEKIEEITPSRHLVLWHINESESELLQLTGNSPELLRKLSEIKVDTKRLELLAAWASLLTLSKSLSFQFNGLSKNENGKPILIGSSREISITHSYPYVAVIHDIQSDVGIDLEQPKDKLLKIAHKFLSEAELKGSYNDIVKLCILWSAKEAMYKIYSKRGLIFNEHMIVEPFDLSKSGTITGLIHMNEYKKKVKLHYRVTPDYVLVFNLD comes from the coding sequence ATGCCTCTAGAAAAAATCGAAGAAATAACTCCATCCAGGCACCTCGTTCTATGGCATATCAATGAATCTGAAAGTGAATTACTTCAATTAACTGGTAATAGTCCTGAATTGCTACGGAAGCTTTCAGAAATAAAAGTTGATACTAAAAGGTTAGAATTACTGGCTGCATGGGCGAGCTTGTTAACTCTCTCCAAAAGTCTTTCATTTCAGTTTAATGGCCTTAGTAAAAATGAAAATGGAAAACCCATATTAATAGGCTCATCGCGTGAGATTTCTATTACACATTCTTATCCTTATGTTGCTGTAATACATGATATCCAATCTGATGTTGGAATTGATTTGGAGCAACCGAAGGATAAGTTGTTAAAGATCGCTCACAAATTCTTATCTGAAGCTGAGTTAAAGGGTTCTTACAATGACATTGTAAAGCTTTGTATTCTATGGAGCGCCAAAGAAGCCATGTATAAAATTTACTCAAAAAGAGGTTTAATCTTTAATGAACATATGATTGTTGAACCATTCGATTTATCAAAATCTGGCACGATTACTGGCCTTATTCATATGAATGAGTACAAAAAAAAGGTTAAATTACATTACAGGGTAACACCGGATTATGTTCTTGTTTTTAACCTAGACTAA
- a CDS encoding redoxin domain-containing protein, whose amino-acid sequence MMKYIFSLIILLSSPAFGQTITDFTALNVQDGKAFSLKNMPSKNGVVVIFTSNVCPYSVYYEGRITQLVSDYGDRIQFILVNSMTDDKETAEQMKNKISTWGLSVPYLADKDGTISNQFGARKSPEVFLLKPVGGAYKVYYKGSIDNNPQVANDVKDQYLKKNIENLLAGKSAVANSTRPIGCMIR is encoded by the coding sequence ATGATGAAATATATATTTAGCTTAATTATTCTGCTTTCGAGTCCCGCTTTTGGGCAGACAATTACCGATTTTACTGCTTTAAATGTTCAGGATGGAAAGGCTTTTTCCTTAAAAAATATGCCATCAAAAAATGGAGTAGTGGTAATATTCACCAGTAACGTATGCCCTTACTCTGTTTACTACGAAGGTAGGATTACTCAGTTAGTTTCTGACTACGGAGATCGGATACAGTTTATTCTTGTAAACAGTATGACTGATGATAAGGAGACAGCAGAGCAAATGAAAAATAAAATCTCCACCTGGGGATTGTCTGTACCTTACCTTGCGGATAAAGATGGTACGATAAGCAACCAATTTGGTGCACGTAAAAGCCCTGAAGTTTTTCTTCTCAAGCCTGTAGGAGGGGCATACAAGGTTTATTACAAAGGATCAATTGATAACAACCCACAAGTTGCTAATGATGTAAAAGATCAATATTTAAAAAAGAATATTGAGAATTTGTTAGCAGGTAAATCTGCTGTTGCAAATTCAACCAGACCCATTGGTTGTATGATTAGATGA
- a CDS encoding transglutaminase-like domain-containing protein encodes MKDSEFKALVSLLDDEDSQIINHVEDKIKSLGQEIIPYLETEWESNLNPSVQRRIEDLIHVLQFELLQERLTEWYETDSDDLLKGLWLIATYQYPDLEFVKLKQDLEQIYYEAWLEFKPDAHPIDQVKLLNSVLFNKLKFGANTKNFHSPGNSMINVVLDSKKGNPISLCAIYMLVAQRLKMPVYGVNLPNLFILTYKEEQHHQFYINVFNRGLIFSRDDIDNYIAELRINPQENFFQPCSNVDIIRRSLRNLMNAFEKIGEHSKTEEVKLLLRAIAGGDVNDLI; translated from the coding sequence TTGAAGGATAGCGAATTTAAAGCACTAGTATCATTACTTGATGATGAAGACTCTCAGATTATTAATCACGTAGAGGATAAAATCAAATCATTAGGACAGGAAATAATACCTTATCTGGAAACGGAATGGGAGAGTAATTTAAACCCTTCTGTACAGCGAAGGATTGAAGATTTAATTCATGTGCTTCAATTTGAGTTACTACAAGAAAGACTTACAGAGTGGTATGAAACAGATTCTGATGATTTGTTAAAAGGCCTTTGGCTTATAGCCACCTACCAATATCCTGATCTCGAATTTGTAAAATTGAAGCAGGATTTAGAGCAGATTTATTATGAGGCATGGCTGGAATTTAAACCTGATGCACACCCTATCGATCAGGTGAAACTTTTGAATAGTGTCTTATTCAATAAATTAAAGTTCGGTGCTAACACAAAAAATTTTCATTCACCGGGTAATTCCATGATTAACGTGGTATTGGATTCAAAAAAAGGAAATCCAATAAGCTTATGCGCCATTTATATGCTTGTAGCACAACGTTTAAAAATGCCGGTATATGGCGTCAATCTTCCCAATTTATTTATACTTACTTATAAAGAGGAACAGCATCATCAATTTTATATTAATGTATTTAACAGAGGATTAATTTTCTCAAGAGATGATATTGACAATTACATTGCTGAGCTGAGAATTAATCCTCAGGAAAATTTCTTTCAACCCTGTAGCAATGTCGATATAATAAGGCGTTCCTTAAGAAACCTAATGAATGCATTCGAGAAGATCGGTGAGCACTCTAAAACCGAAGAAGTAAAATTGTTACTCCGCGCAATTGCCGGAGGAGATGTTAACGATTTAATCTAA
- a CDS encoding acyl-CoA carboxylase subunit beta: MDIEFNKNEDNLKQLIYQLKTKSDKTKLGGGEKKIASQHEKGKLTARERINYLTDNESEFLEIGLFAGEGMYQEVGGCPSGGVVTGIGYIQGRQCVIVANDATVKAGAWFPITAKKNLRAQEVAMENRLPIIYLVDSAGVFLPMQNEIFPDKEHFGRQFRNNAKMSSMGIVQIAAVMGSCVAGGAYLPIMSDEAMIVDKTGSIFLAGSYLVKSAIGETIDNETLGGASTHCEISGVTDNKFDNDEACLDYIKSIFDKIGAYEKAGFDRVKSEEPSESVDSLLGIIPQDRVKPYDVKDVIKRLVDKSEFDEYKALYGKTIVCGYGRIDGWSVGIVANQRKVVKSKKGEMQMGGVIYSDSADKAARFIMNCNQRKIPLVFLQDVSGFMVGSKAEHGGIIKDGAKMVNAMANSTVPKFTIMMGNSYGAGNYAMCGKAYDPRLIYAWPTAQIAVMSGASAAKTLLQIKVATLKAKGEEITPEAEEKLLKEITDKYNEELSPYYAASRLWVDGIIDPRETRKVISMGIEAADHAPVEKFNVGVIQT, encoded by the coding sequence ATGGATATAGAATTCAATAAGAATGAGGATAACCTTAAGCAACTCATTTATCAATTAAAGACTAAATCGGATAAAACAAAACTTGGCGGTGGCGAGAAGAAAATAGCTTCTCAGCATGAAAAGGGAAAGCTCACTGCCAGGGAAAGAATTAATTATCTTACCGATAATGAATCCGAATTTCTTGAAATAGGTCTCTTTGCTGGTGAGGGTATGTATCAAGAAGTAGGAGGCTGCCCATCGGGTGGTGTGGTAACAGGCATTGGCTATATTCAGGGTAGACAGTGCGTAATAGTAGCCAACGATGCCACTGTAAAAGCGGGTGCATGGTTCCCCATTACTGCCAAAAAGAATTTACGCGCTCAGGAAGTGGCTATGGAAAATAGACTTCCAATCATCTATTTAGTAGATAGTGCCGGAGTGTTTTTGCCAATGCAAAATGAAATTTTTCCTGATAAAGAGCACTTTGGAAGGCAATTTAGAAATAATGCAAAAATGTCTTCAATGGGCATCGTTCAAATCGCAGCTGTTATGGGTAGCTGTGTGGCTGGTGGAGCATATCTTCCAATCATGTCCGATGAAGCGATGATAGTTGATAAAACAGGTTCCATATTTCTCGCAGGCTCATACCTAGTTAAATCGGCCATTGGCGAAACAATAGATAATGAAACACTCGGTGGCGCTTCCACTCATTGTGAGATATCTGGCGTCACTGATAATAAGTTTGATAATGATGAGGCTTGTTTGGACTATATAAAATCGATTTTTGATAAAATTGGAGCTTACGAGAAAGCAGGTTTTGATCGGGTTAAATCAGAAGAGCCATCTGAAAGTGTTGATAGTTTGTTGGGCATTATTCCTCAAGATAGGGTAAAACCATACGATGTTAAAGATGTAATTAAGCGGCTGGTGGATAAGTCAGAATTTGACGAATACAAGGCGCTTTATGGAAAAACCATAGTCTGTGGCTATGGCAGAATTGATGGCTGGTCAGTGGGTATTGTGGCCAATCAACGTAAGGTGGTGAAAAGCAAGAAAGGCGAAATGCAAATGGGTGGTGTAATTTATTCTGATTCGGCTGATAAAGCAGCTCGCTTCATTATGAACTGCAACCAACGTAAAATTCCTTTGGTTTTTTTACAAGATGTAAGTGGTTTTATGGTGGGGAGCAAAGCGGAGCATGGAGGCATCATTAAAGATGGAGCCAAAATGGTAAATGCTATGGCTAACTCTACCGTACCAAAGTTTACTATTATGATGGGCAACTCTTACGGAGCGGGTAATTACGCAATGTGCGGAAAAGCATACGATCCGAGATTAATTTACGCATGGCCTACAGCACAAATAGCAGTAATGAGTGGGGCTTCGGCAGCTAAAACTCTGCTTCAGATAAAGGTAGCAACTCTTAAGGCAAAGGGAGAAGAAATTACTCCTGAAGCAGAAGAGAAGCTTTTGAAGGAAATTACTGATAAATATAATGAGGAGCTAAGTCCATATTACGCTGCCTCAAGATTGTGGGTAGATGGAATTATTGATCCCAGGGAAACAAGAAAAGTAATTTCAATGGGTATAGAGGCGGCAGATCATGCTCCTGTAGAGAAATTTAATGTTGGAGTTATACAAACCTAA
- a CDS encoding MlaD family protein translates to MKISKEFKVGVFMVAGISILYLGFNYLKGQEFFSSNDKYYAIYANIDGLNVSNPIMINGFTVGRVSRITLLQNDNDKVLVELDIRGEIVVGDSTVAVLNSDFLGNKSISLRGGNVAVPLQSGDTLIAQLDKGIADILAESAQPVANNLEATIKKINAILDNLQGNGERVNQLMEELAKSPKILNASIYELRKSAIDMMTTYDQVGKELNTTLKSTKPAIRNFTAFSDSLKQMELQTTVERANKALSDLSSAIEHFSKNEGTLGKLINDDSLYVNLNDAVQSLDRLLIHIDTNPKHFFSPLGKSKEKIEKERRKEAKRGN, encoded by the coding sequence GTGAAAATATCTAAAGAATTTAAGGTAGGCGTTTTTATGGTTGCAGGTATAAGTATATTATACCTGGGCTTTAACTATTTGAAGGGGCAGGAATTCTTTTCTTCCAACGATAAATACTACGCCATTTATGCCAATATAGATGGTTTAAATGTATCTAACCCAATCATGATTAACGGGTTTACTGTAGGTAGAGTGAGCAGAATTACCCTTTTGCAAAATGACAATGATAAGGTACTTGTTGAGCTAGATATAAGAGGAGAGATTGTTGTTGGTGATTCTACCGTGGCAGTGTTAAACAGCGATTTCTTAGGCAATAAATCTATTTCACTAAGAGGAGGAAATGTGGCTGTGCCCTTACAAAGTGGAGATACACTTATTGCACAGTTAGATAAGGGAATCGCAGATATTTTAGCGGAAAGTGCTCAACCAGTAGCAAATAACCTTGAAGCAACAATTAAAAAGATAAATGCGATTTTAGATAACCTTCAAGGTAATGGTGAAAGAGTCAATCAGTTGATGGAGGAATTAGCTAAAAGTCCTAAAATACTGAATGCATCTATTTATGAGCTAAGAAAAAGTGCAATAGATATGATGACTACCTATGATCAGGTAGGGAAGGAGTTGAATACAACATTAAAGAGCACTAAACCAGCTATTAGAAATTTTACAGCCTTTTCTGATTCACTAAAACAAATGGAACTTCAAACAACTGTTGAGAGAGCCAACAAGGCACTTTCAGATTTAAGTTCTGCCATCGAGCATTTTTCTAAAAATGAAGGAACTCTTGGAAAGCTCATTAACGATGATTCATTATATGTAAACCTGAATGATGCTGTTCAAAGTTTAGATAGGCTGCTTATTCATATAGATACTAACCCTAAGCACTTCTTCTCACCATTGGGTAAAAGCAAAGAGAAGATTGAAAAAGAGCGTAGGAAAGAAGCCAAAAGAGGCAACTAG
- a CDS encoding N-acetylmuramoyl-L-alanine amidase family protein: protein MKQFNLYGLLFGFNENFTILCKVIVITLKKRKNVKNIAIVAVLLAITLLTSSTSLRKSDFKIKTVVIDAGHGGHDPGTHGQFSEEKDIALDVAMKVGGYIKEYLPDVKVIYTRDADKFIELEQRANIANKNNADAFISIHANAVSKNTIYGTETYVMGAHKTQGNFEVAKRENSVILYEDGYEEKYEGFDPNSPESQILFSLSQSAYIENSLYLASKIEEQFGKRAGRHSRGVKQAGFWVLWRTAMPSVLVEIGYLTNPKEEQELNSESVQGNIASGIFRAFRDYKNEIESLN, encoded by the coding sequence ATGAAACAATTCAATTTGTATGGCCTACTTTTCGGATTTAATGAAAATTTTACAATTTTGTGTAAAGTTATTGTAATAACACTGAAGAAGCGAAAGAATGTGAAGAATATTGCCATCGTAGCCGTTCTCTTAGCAATAACCTTGCTAACTTCATCAACCTCTCTCAGGAAATCTGACTTTAAAATCAAAACGGTAGTTATTGATGCCGGCCACGGAGGTCATGACCCTGGTACTCACGGTCAGTTTAGCGAAGAAAAAGACATAGCCCTAGATGTTGCTATGAAGGTTGGTGGTTATATAAAGGAGTATTTGCCTGATGTAAAAGTTATTTACACAAGAGATGCTGATAAATTTATTGAACTCGAACAGCGTGCTAATATTGCTAATAAGAACAATGCTGATGCCTTCATTTCAATACATGCAAATGCAGTGTCAAAAAACACCATTTATGGTACAGAAACCTATGTGATGGGTGCGCACAAAACCCAAGGAAATTTTGAAGTAGCCAAAAGAGAAAATAGTGTAATCCTTTATGAAGATGGTTACGAAGAAAAATATGAAGGTTTCGACCCCAATTCACCCGAATCTCAAATTTTATTTTCATTAAGCCAAAGTGCTTACATCGAAAATAGTTTATATCTGGCTAGTAAAATAGAAGAACAGTTTGGCAAGAGAGCCGGAAGACATAGCCGCGGGGTAAAACAGGCTGGTTTCTGGGTGCTTTGGCGAACAGCTATGCCGAGTGTTTTAGTGGAAATAGGATACCTCACCAACCCAAAAGAAGAGCAAGAACTAAATAGTGAATCAGTACAAGGAAATATAGCTTCAGGAATATTTCGTGCTTTCCGAGACTATAAAAATGAAATAGAATCCTTAAACTAG
- a CDS encoding putative LPS assembly protein LptD — translation MKFCLLFLFCTIFTIPGLSQNPENELNIQTGDLNEIPVKNDSLLSNDSTVVALDSLSNQNPADSASKPPPKGDIETTIKYSAKDSINFSVDSKIVQLYGDAKIKYGSIELEAENITIDYNNNTLSAKGKVDSTGTKIGFPIFKNGSEVYETKDITYNFKTGRARISEVVTQQGEGYLHGETVYKNAQNELFSIDNSYTTCNLAHPHYRIRAKRTKAIPDDKIVSGPANLEINDVPTPLWLPFGMFPAKNEASSGVIIPSYGEESRRGFFIRGGGYFFDVSDYFKATLTGDLYSKGGHGINFNSVYKKRYAFNGNLNFAYTKIRLSDQIEDESNQNDFRLTWSHNPESKGNSRFNASVNAATSTYNQNNFIGINGDANSNRFDNVTRQLSSNVAYSKTFGNSPFTLGISARHNQDIRTREVDLQLPSLTLNMGNVYPLASETGTGPGWMEKLNLRYTMAGTNQITNNVGRIGADEAQDSIAPFDFDNLGTFFKNAKNGVRHTIPLSTSFKMLKHFTASPSLNYEETWYFESLIWDLDTANQSRAVVVDTLSGFNRISTYSVGTSFNTRLYGTYFFKKGKVEAIRHVMNPNISFNYAPDFSDDRYGYFQRLENENGDELLQSRYQGFVYGSPRTGENASIGLSLNNTLEMKVKAKSDTAEVKSKKVPLLNNFGFSTSYNLVAEEFQLSNFSIRANTSILDNKFNINFNGTIDPYVYILDSINFDTRGRKNVFQRRIDRYAWNNGDGLGQLSQATIAISTNLNPKARNKDNTTNNAIQNSDLNQDDKDFLLANPDSYVDFNIPWSLRLNYSLNFSQRGFEDSNTTQSLRFSGDFSLTEKWKITFNSGYDFENKDFTTTRLGITRDLHCWQMDFNWTPFGRFQSYSFSIHVKSSLLQDLKIDRNRSFFDR, via the coding sequence GTGAAGTTTTGCCTTCTCTTTTTATTTTGTACTATTTTCACAATTCCGGGTTTAAGTCAAAACCCAGAAAATGAGCTGAATATTCAAACCGGAGATTTAAATGAAATCCCTGTTAAAAACGACTCATTATTAAGCAACGACTCAACAGTTGTAGCTTTAGACTCTTTAAGTAATCAAAACCCTGCTGACTCTGCCTCAAAACCGCCTCCTAAAGGAGACATAGAGACAACAATCAAATATTCAGCCAAAGATTCAATTAACTTTTCTGTTGACTCAAAAATTGTTCAGCTATATGGTGATGCAAAAATCAAATATGGCTCAATTGAGTTAGAGGCAGAAAATATTACAATTGACTACAACAATAATACGCTTTCCGCCAAAGGAAAAGTAGATTCCACTGGAACAAAAATAGGTTTCCCGATTTTTAAAAATGGAAGTGAGGTATACGAAACCAAAGACATTACCTACAATTTTAAAACTGGTAGGGCCAGAATCTCTGAAGTAGTAACCCAACAAGGAGAAGGGTACTTACATGGAGAAACCGTTTATAAAAATGCTCAGAACGAGTTATTTAGTATTGATAACTCATATACCACTTGCAATTTAGCGCATCCACATTATCGGATTCGAGCCAAACGAACCAAAGCAATACCAGATGATAAAATAGTTTCTGGCCCAGCCAACTTAGAAATTAATGACGTACCTACACCTTTATGGCTACCTTTCGGAATGTTTCCCGCTAAGAATGAGGCCTCTTCCGGTGTTATTATTCCATCGTATGGTGAAGAAAGTAGAAGGGGCTTTTTCATTCGAGGAGGTGGTTATTTCTTTGATGTAAGCGACTATTTTAAGGCAACATTAACAGGCGATTTATACTCCAAAGGTGGTCATGGGATTAATTTTAATTCTGTATATAAAAAGCGTTATGCGTTTAATGGAAACCTTAATTTTGCTTACACCAAAATTAGATTGAGCGATCAGATTGAGGATGAGTCTAACCAAAATGACTTTCGCCTTACATGGTCGCACAACCCTGAGAGTAAAGGGAATAGCAGGTTTAATGCAAGTGTTAATGCCGCTACCTCTACCTACAACCAAAATAACTTTATTGGTATTAACGGAGATGCGAACAGTAACCGTTTTGATAACGTAACTCGACAGTTAAGTTCCAATGTGGCATATTCAAAAACATTTGGAAATAGCCCTTTTACTTTAGGTATTAGCGCACGTCATAATCAGGATATTCGAACTCGTGAAGTTGACTTGCAGCTACCTTCTTTAACATTAAATATGGGTAACGTCTACCCCTTAGCTAGCGAAACAGGAACAGGACCTGGATGGATGGAAAAACTGAATTTGCGATATACTATGGCCGGTACAAATCAAATTACAAACAATGTTGGGCGTATTGGTGCTGATGAAGCTCAAGATAGTATCGCTCCTTTCGATTTTGACAACCTGGGGACTTTCTTTAAAAATGCTAAAAATGGTGTACGTCATACCATTCCTTTGAGTACATCTTTCAAAATGCTAAAGCACTTTACTGCCAGTCCCTCTCTTAACTATGAGGAAACTTGGTATTTCGAAAGTTTAATATGGGATTTGGATACTGCTAATCAGTCCAGAGCGGTTGTGGTTGATACGCTCAGTGGTTTCAACAGAATTTCAACCTATAGTGTTGGAACTAGCTTTAACACCAGACTTTATGGTACGTATTTTTTCAAGAAAGGAAAAGTTGAAGCTATTAGGCATGTTATGAATCCAAATATTTCCTTTAATTACGCCCCAGACTTCAGTGATGATCGATATGGTTACTTCCAAAGGCTAGAAAATGAAAACGGTGATGAATTGCTACAATCTCGTTATCAAGGCTTTGTATATGGAAGTCCAAGAACTGGAGAAAATGCTTCAATAGGTCTTTCACTCAATAATACTTTAGAAATGAAGGTAAAGGCCAAATCAGATACAGCTGAAGTTAAATCCAAAAAAGTACCGTTACTAAATAATTTTGGATTTAGTACTAGCTACAATCTTGTAGCGGAAGAATTTCAATTATCAAATTTTAGCATAAGAGCAAATACATCCATCCTTGATAATAAATTCAATATAAACTTTAATGGAACAATTGATCCGTATGTCTATATTTTAGATAGTATTAACTTCGATACAAGAGGACGAAAAAATGTATTTCAAAGAAGAATTGACAGGTACGCGTGGAATAATGGAGATGGGTTAGGCCAACTATCACAAGCAACAATAGCCATAAGCACAAACCTGAATCCTAAGGCCAGAAATAAAGATAATACGACCAACAATGCAATTCAAAATTCGGATCTAAATCAAGACGACAAAGATTTCTTACTGGCTAATCCTGATTCTTATGTTGATTTCAATATTCCATGGAGTCTGAGGCTAAACTATAGTCTTAACTTTAGCCAGAGAGGTTTTGAAGATTCCAACACAACACAGTCGCTCAGATTTTCCGGAGATTTCTCATTAACTGAAAAGTGGAAAATAACCTTCAACTCTGGTTATGACTTTGAAAATAAAGATTTCACGACTACTCGACTCGGTATTACACGGGACCTGCACTGTTGGCAAATGGATTTCAACTGGACTCCCTTTGGTCGATTCCAAAGCTATAGTTTTTCAATCCACGTGAAATCGTCTTTATTACAGGATCTTAAGATAGACAGAAACAGAAGTTTCTTCGATCGCTAA